The following coding sequences are from one Niveibacterium umoris window:
- a CDS encoding ABC transporter ATP-binding protein, translated as MATLHLRNIRKSYDGDTEVIKGLNLDVGNGEFMVFVGPSGCGKSTMLRMIAGLEDITSGDLLIDGTRTNDVQPSERGIAMVFQSYALYPHMSVGDNMGFALKLAGKPKEEITQAVGRAAEILQITHLLDRKPKALSGGQRQRVAIGRAIVRKPKVFLFDEPLSNLDAALRVQMRIELARLHQELGTTMIYVTHDQVEAMTLGDRIAVFNHGIIEQVGRPLDLYQRPANRFVGGFLGSPKMNFIPCALAGARAESFSLAVGSAAPIELPGIIKANHGSDVTLGVRPEHIDIARAGEGIPARIDLLEHLGDTTIVYAEIAGTNHIVTVKATGTLPDLRSGSQIALQPQGAHCHVFADDGRTVSLQ; from the coding sequence ATGGCAACGCTGCACCTGCGCAACATCCGCAAGTCCTACGACGGCGACACCGAAGTCATCAAGGGGCTGAACCTCGACGTCGGCAATGGCGAATTCATGGTCTTCGTCGGCCCCTCCGGCTGTGGCAAGTCGACCATGCTGCGCATGATCGCCGGCCTTGAGGACATCACCTCGGGCGACCTGCTGATCGACGGTACCCGCACGAACGATGTGCAGCCCTCTGAGCGTGGCATCGCCATGGTGTTCCAGAGCTACGCGCTGTATCCGCACATGAGTGTCGGCGACAACATGGGCTTCGCGCTGAAGCTGGCGGGCAAGCCCAAGGAAGAGATCACCCAGGCGGTCGGTCGCGCGGCCGAGATCCTGCAGATCACGCATCTGCTCGACCGCAAACCCAAGGCGCTCAGCGGCGGGCAGCGGCAACGTGTCGCGATCGGCCGCGCCATCGTGCGCAAGCCCAAGGTCTTCCTGTTCGACGAGCCGCTTTCGAACCTCGACGCCGCGCTGCGGGTGCAGATGCGCATCGAGCTCGCGCGCCTGCATCAGGAACTCGGCACCACAATGATCTACGTCACCCACGACCAGGTCGAAGCCATGACGCTGGGTGATCGCATCGCGGTCTTCAACCACGGCATCATCGAGCAGGTGGGGCGCCCGCTGGACCTCTACCAGCGCCCCGCGAACCGCTTTGTCGGCGGCTTCCTCGGCTCGCCAAAGATGAACTTCATTCCCTGCGCATTGGCCGGTGCGCGCGCCGAATCGTTCTCGCTTGCCGTGGGTAGCGCGGCGCCGATCGAACTGCCCGGCATCATCAAGGCCAACCACGGGAGCGACGTCACGCTTGGCGTGAGACCCGAACACATCGATATCGCGCGCGCCGGCGAAGGCATCCCGGCCCGTATCGATCTGCTCGAGCATCTGGGCGACACGACGATCGTGTATGCCGAGATCGCCGGCACCAACCACATCGTCACAGTGAAGGCCACCGGCACCCTGCCGGATCTGCGCTCCGGTTCGCAGATCGCGTTGCAGCCACAGGGTGCGCATTGCCATGTCTTCGCAGACGACGGACGCACGGTGAGCCTGCAATGA
- a CDS encoding GH1 family beta-glucosidase, whose translation MQLAFPADFIWGVATSAYQIEGAAQEDGRGPSIWDTFSHTPGKTTNGDTGDIACDHYHRYAEDVACMRQMGVGAYRFSCAWPRVQPDGQGAWNEKGWDFYARLLDSLDAAGIAAHATLYHWDLPQALEDLGGWRNRDTCRRFADYAAEFVRRFGKRIASIATHNEPWCTAFLGHQYGKFAPGNTDRKEAYLVAHHLLLSHGLAMQAMRAEQATAALGIVLNQSPCYPANRDSEADRTATRLADAFMNRWFMDPLFRGAYPADGVRHLGADAPAVEAGDMDIIGLPMDFLGINYYTRSFCSAEGGIEAPARLGVTDMGWEVYPEGLTDHLVRIARDYTPPPIYITENGAASDDVLNGGTVHDPLRVNYLRWHLDALAQARARDVDLRGYFAWSLLDNYEWDSGYAKRFGLVHVDYATQQRTLKDSALWYRGFILGQRAAATVKE comes from the coding sequence ATGCAACTTGCATTTCCGGCCGACTTCATCTGGGGTGTCGCGACAAGCGCCTACCAGATCGAAGGCGCCGCCCAGGAAGATGGCCGTGGGCCGTCTATCTGGGACACCTTCTCACACACGCCCGGCAAGACCACCAACGGCGACACCGGCGACATTGCCTGCGACCACTACCACCGCTACGCGGAAGACGTCGCCTGCATGCGCCAGATGGGTGTCGGTGCCTACCGCTTCTCCTGCGCCTGGCCTCGGGTCCAGCCCGACGGGCAAGGTGCCTGGAACGAAAAGGGCTGGGACTTCTACGCCCGACTGCTCGATTCACTCGACGCCGCCGGCATCGCGGCACACGCGACGCTGTATCACTGGGACTTGCCTCAGGCGCTCGAAGACCTCGGCGGCTGGCGCAACCGTGACACCTGCCGTCGCTTTGCCGACTACGCCGCAGAATTCGTGCGCCGATTCGGCAAGCGCATCGCGAGCATCGCGACCCATAACGAACCGTGGTGCACCGCCTTCCTGGGTCACCAGTACGGCAAGTTCGCGCCGGGTAATACCGACCGCAAGGAAGCCTATCTCGTCGCGCACCACCTGCTCCTCTCGCATGGTCTGGCCATGCAGGCGATGCGCGCCGAGCAAGCCACCGCTGCATTGGGCATCGTGCTCAACCAGTCGCCCTGCTACCCCGCCAACCGCGACAGCGAGGCCGATCGCACAGCCACCCGCCTGGCGGATGCCTTCATGAACCGCTGGTTCATGGATCCGCTGTTCCGCGGCGCCTACCCGGCCGATGGCGTGCGCCACCTTGGCGCAGACGCACCGGCGGTTGAAGCCGGCGATATGGACATCATCGGCTTGCCGATGGACTTCCTCGGCATCAACTACTACACCCGCTCCTTCTGCAGCGCTGAAGGCGGCATCGAAGCACCGGCCCGACTCGGCGTCACCGACATGGGCTGGGAGGTCTACCCCGAAGGGCTGACCGATCACCTCGTCCGTATCGCCCGCGACTACACCCCGCCACCGATCTACATCACCGAGAACGGCGCCGCGAGCGACGACGTGCTGAACGGCGGCACGGTGCACGACCCGCTGCGCGTGAACTACCTGCGCTGGCACCTCGACGCCCTCGCCCAGGCGCGCGCCCGCGACGTCGATCTGCGCGGCTATTTCGCGTGGAGCCTGCTCGACAACTACGAGTGGGATTCCGGCTATGCCAAGCGCTTCGGGCTGGTCCACGTCGATTACGCAACCCAGCAACGCACGCTGAAAGACAGCGCGCTGTGGTACCGCGGTTTCATCCTGGGGCAGCGCGCCGCTGCCACGGTCAAGGAGTAA
- a CDS encoding carbohydrate ABC transporter permease, which yields MAVVTKRISPARWLAYTVVGLGGIVMLAPFWFMFVFATHTNTEILSVPPPMWFGNAFLDNVALLLQKLPYFWHNLGWSFYIAIAVTVLNLFFCSLAGYAFSMYHFRFKEPLFAVVMATVMLPAFVGMIPTALVMSWIGWMNNAKALIVPGACGAFGIFLMRQYIGTAIPKELTEAARLDGCGEFGIYWRIVLPLITPALGTLGLITFIGTWNNFAGPLIIFRDMDKFTVPLALRALQGTGQVPWGAISAGSAIAVVPLMILFVIASRRLIEGLTQGAVKG from the coding sequence ATGGCCGTCGTTACCAAACGCATCAGCCCGGCGCGCTGGCTCGCCTACACGGTCGTGGGGCTGGGTGGCATCGTGATGCTCGCGCCCTTCTGGTTCATGTTCGTGTTCGCCACGCACACCAACACCGAGATCCTGTCGGTGCCGCCCCCGATGTGGTTCGGCAACGCGTTCCTCGACAACGTCGCGCTGCTGCTGCAGAAGCTGCCGTACTTCTGGCACAACCTGGGCTGGAGCTTCTACATCGCGATCGCGGTGACGGTGCTGAACCTCTTCTTCTGCTCGCTCGCTGGCTACGCGTTCTCGATGTACCACTTCCGCTTCAAGGAACCGCTGTTCGCAGTCGTGATGGCCACGGTGATGCTGCCCGCCTTCGTCGGCATGATCCCGACCGCGCTGGTGATGAGCTGGATCGGCTGGATGAACAACGCCAAGGCACTGATCGTCCCCGGCGCATGCGGCGCGTTCGGCATCTTCCTGATGCGCCAGTACATCGGCACCGCGATCCCGAAAGAACTCACCGAGGCGGCGCGGCTGGATGGCTGCGGTGAATTCGGCATCTACTGGCGCATCGTGCTGCCGCTGATCACGCCGGCCCTCGGCACCCTCGGCCTGATCACCTTCATCGGCACCTGGAACAACTTCGCCGGCCCGCTGATCATCTTCCGCGACATGGACAAGTTCACCGTGCCGCTGGCGCTGCGGGCCCTGCAGGGCACCGGTCAGGTGCCGTGGGGCGCGATATCGGCGGGCTCCGCGATCGCGGTCGTGCCGCTGATGATCCTCTTCGTGATCGCCTCGCGTCGCCTCATCGAAGGCCTCACGCAAGGTGCGGTCAAGGGCTGA
- a CDS encoding carbohydrate ABC transporter permease, whose product MVASMPDNPAATATAAAPSARRTLQARDWAPYLFISPFFILFVCFGLFPLLFSVWLSFHTWDPSTGLAGMNWVGIENYQFVLTDDWFQKSVFNTFWIAIVSGLPQHLVAIPLAFFAHTYLAKYRNTVVGVYFLPFITSTVAIALVFNSLFSRDFGVINVTLTSIGNLSIAGFHPLAWLFPTHNIDWGQPQYTKWMISSLIFWRYVGWNTVLYLSALQTIPNDLYEAATIDGASRRQQFWYITVPLLRPMMFFAVTLTIIGNLQLFEEPFIITGGTGGIDQAGKTAAMHMYNTAFVDSDFGTASAVAWILFIIIALMTWANNKLFAQKD is encoded by the coding sequence ATGGTCGCTTCGATGCCTGACAACCCTGCCGCAACCGCCACAGCCGCCGCGCCCTCCGCGCGCCGTACGCTGCAGGCGCGAGATTGGGCGCCCTATCTGTTCATCTCGCCCTTCTTCATCCTGTTCGTGTGCTTCGGGCTGTTCCCGTTGCTGTTTTCGGTGTGGCTGTCGTTCCACACCTGGGACCCCTCCACCGGCCTGGCGGGCATGAACTGGGTTGGCATCGAGAACTACCAGTTCGTGCTGACCGACGACTGGTTCCAGAAGTCAGTCTTCAACACGTTCTGGATCGCCATCGTCTCCGGCCTGCCACAGCACCTGGTCGCGATCCCCCTGGCCTTCTTTGCGCACACCTATCTGGCGAAGTACCGCAATACCGTCGTGGGGGTCTATTTCCTGCCCTTCATCACCTCGACGGTGGCGATCGCGCTGGTCTTCAACTCGCTGTTCTCGCGTGACTTCGGCGTCATCAACGTCACGCTGACCAGCATCGGCAACCTGAGCATCGCTGGCTTCCACCCGCTTGCCTGGCTCTTCCCGACCCACAACATCGACTGGGGCCAGCCGCAATACACCAAGTGGATGATTTCGAGCCTGATCTTCTGGCGCTACGTCGGCTGGAACACCGTCCTGTACCTCTCCGCGCTGCAGACGATTCCGAACGATCTGTATGAAGCGGCGACCATCGACGGCGCCTCGCGTCGCCAGCAGTTCTGGTACATCACCGTGCCGCTGCTGCGCCCGATGATGTTCTTCGCCGTGACGCTGACGATCATCGGCAACCTGCAGCTCTTCGAAGAGCCTTTCATCATCACCGGCGGCACCGGTGGCATCGACCAGGCCGGCAAGACCGCCGCGATGCACATGTACAACACCGCCTTCGTCGACAGCGACTTCGGCACCGCAAGCGCGGTCGCCTGGATCCTGTTCATCATCATCGCCCTGATGACCTGGGCGAATAACAAGCTGTTTGCCCAAAAGGACTGA
- a CDS encoding ABC transporter substrate-binding protein, producing MRVTHRLTRLALGLACGLALGTSAHAGTITVASFPSFDEAVKAAIPLYKKLHPEVEVKLASLAFGDHHNAMTTALATGSNLPDVMAVEVGYIGKFAESGGLEDLSKAPYNGAQYKSKFAKFTMPQATGGTGNLAAMPADIGPGALFYRKDILEKAGLTEADLTKSWESYIEAGKKIKAATGAYLLASAVDLKDIYIRSGLKDGEGIYFDAKGKVLVDSPRFQKAFELAKAARTAGIDGKIGAWSSEWAEGFKRGQVATQMMGAWLAGHLNAWIAPNTKGLWRSAQLPNGAFASWGGSFYAIPKAAANKKEAWDFIQFMSLSKEMQLEAFRSLDAFPALIEAQNDPFLDKPIEFLGGQPARKLWKIAADKIPAVAVDKFDSTAQDIVNAELDKVLEQNKDIKTALVDAKAQIERRVRRK from the coding sequence ATGCGTGTAACACACCGACTCACCCGGCTTGCGCTTGGCCTGGCCTGTGGCCTGGCGTTGGGCACCAGCGCCCACGCGGGGACCATCACCGTAGCATCCTTCCCGAGCTTCGACGAAGCCGTGAAGGCCGCGATTCCGCTGTACAAGAAGCTGCATCCCGAGGTCGAGGTCAAGCTGGCCAGCCTCGCATTCGGCGACCACCACAACGCCATGACCACCGCGTTGGCGACCGGATCCAACCTGCCGGACGTGATGGCGGTTGAAGTCGGATACATCGGCAAGTTCGCCGAGTCCGGCGGCCTTGAAGATCTCTCGAAGGCGCCCTACAACGGCGCGCAATACAAATCGAAATTCGCCAAGTTCACGATGCCCCAGGCCACCGGGGGCACCGGCAACCTCGCCGCGATGCCGGCCGACATCGGCCCTGGCGCACTGTTCTATCGCAAGGACATCCTCGAGAAGGCCGGCCTCACCGAGGCCGACCTCACCAAGTCGTGGGAGTCGTACATTGAAGCCGGCAAGAAGATCAAGGCCGCTACCGGCGCCTACCTGCTTGCCAGCGCGGTCGACCTCAAGGACATCTACATCCGCTCCGGCCTGAAGGACGGCGAAGGCATCTACTTCGACGCGAAGGGCAAGGTGCTCGTCGATTCGCCGCGCTTCCAGAAGGCCTTCGAACTGGCCAAGGCTGCGCGGACGGCCGGCATCGACGGCAAGATCGGCGCATGGTCGAGCGAATGGGCCGAGGGCTTCAAGCGTGGCCAGGTTGCCACTCAGATGATGGGCGCCTGGCTGGCCGGTCACCTGAATGCGTGGATTGCCCCGAACACGAAGGGGCTGTGGCGTTCGGCCCAGCTTCCAAACGGCGCATTTGCATCGTGGGGCGGTTCGTTCTACGCGATTCCGAAAGCGGCTGCGAACAAGAAGGAAGCCTGGGACTTCATCCAGTTCATGTCGCTGAGCAAGGAAATGCAGCTTGAGGCCTTCCGCTCGCTCGACGCCTTCCCGGCCCTGATCGAAGCGCAGAACGACCCCTTCCTCGACAAGCCGATCGAATTCCTCGGCGGCCAGCCGGCGCGCAAGCTCTGGAAGATTGCGGCCGACAAGATCCCGGCGGTGGCGGTCGACAAGTTCGACAGCACGGCGCAGGACATCGTGAACGCCGAACTCGACAAGGTCCTTGAACAGAACAAGGACATCAAGACGGCCCTGGTTGATGCCAAGGCGCAGATCGAACGTCGCGTTCGTCGCAAGTAA
- a CDS encoding glycoside hydrolase family 52 protein gives MPDLRFINAHHSPLGAFASFTLGYPGASGGFDLERGQPPKEPVFVMLESANAAGSFDALPFCDAMSQDEAARFSTAHDDLNRIGASVSINVFPDEAIRREFGIARDSWRAGDLRFTVLTPALSAPDPDVADEAALKAAFVPAVYVEIEVDNSNHERARRVAFGYAGSDPYRAMCHMKTPELVGVGQGREVAILTDAPGAWSGIGFHPGLILGDALVENRGWALGQCGLLVAEVAPRAVTRLRYAIGFHRAGIVTSGIDASYLYTRWFDSAVSAARFALDRFDEAAADAADAEANLRASALSEEQRFMLAHATRAYLGSTQLLQRDGRPLWVVNEGEYRMINTFDLTVDHLFHELAHHPWAVRNVLDLYRDHYSYRDRTRLPGDSTEYDGGIAFTHDMGVANVFSARGHSCYERSGLSGCFSQMTHEQLTNWVLCAGAYVEQTDDEVWLRDNAGTLFDCLQSMILRDHPDAEQRDGVMHADSSRCSGGAEITTYDSLDTSLGQARANTYLAGKCWASYLALERLLTRLGRSDAAAQAALQARRCAETLVAAVQPDGTLPAVLEPGTPGFASRIIPAIEGLVYPWFCGRRDACNPDGPYGAYVKALRTHLDAVLKEGVCLFADGGWKLSASSDNSWLSKIYLAQFVARKILGMPASRTARSDRAHAAWLVDPRNAFWSWSDQIEAGYAIGSKYYPRGVTASLWLKEATD, from the coding sequence GTGCCTGACCTGCGCTTCATCAACGCTCACCACTCACCGCTCGGTGCTTTCGCAAGCTTCACGCTTGGCTACCCGGGTGCGTCCGGCGGTTTCGACCTCGAACGCGGCCAACCGCCGAAGGAGCCGGTGTTCGTGATGCTCGAAAGCGCGAACGCGGCTGGCAGCTTCGACGCCCTCCCCTTCTGCGACGCGATGAGCCAGGACGAAGCGGCGCGCTTCTCCACCGCCCATGACGATCTGAACCGCATCGGCGCCAGCGTCAGCATCAACGTGTTTCCCGATGAGGCGATCCGCCGCGAGTTCGGCATTGCCCGCGACAGCTGGCGCGCCGGCGACCTGCGTTTCACCGTGCTGACCCCGGCGCTGTCGGCACCCGATCCCGATGTCGCCGACGAAGCCGCACTGAAGGCAGCATTCGTGCCGGCGGTCTACGTCGAGATCGAAGTTGATAACAGCAACCACGAACGCGCACGGCGTGTGGCGTTCGGCTACGCCGGCAGCGACCCCTACCGCGCCATGTGCCACATGAAGACGCCCGAGCTCGTTGGCGTCGGTCAGGGGCGCGAGGTCGCGATCCTTACGGACGCACCGGGAGCCTGGAGCGGCATCGGGTTCCACCCGGGTCTGATCCTCGGCGATGCTCTTGTCGAGAATCGCGGCTGGGCGCTCGGGCAATGCGGATTGCTGGTCGCCGAAGTCGCGCCGCGTGCGGTGACGCGCCTGCGCTATGCGATCGGGTTCCACCGGGCGGGAATCGTCACCAGCGGCATTGACGCCAGCTACCTTTACACACGCTGGTTCGACTCGGCGGTATCTGCCGCGCGCTTCGCGCTGGACCGCTTCGACGAGGCCGCCGCCGACGCTGCCGACGCTGAAGCAAACCTGCGCGCGAGCGCGCTCTCGGAAGAACAGCGCTTCATGCTCGCCCATGCGACGCGCGCCTATCTCGGCAGCACGCAGCTTCTGCAGCGCGACGGTCGCCCGCTGTGGGTCGTGAATGAAGGCGAGTACCGGATGATCAACACCTTCGACCTGACGGTGGATCACCTCTTCCATGAGCTTGCGCACCACCCCTGGGCAGTGCGCAACGTGCTCGATCTGTATCGCGACCATTACAGCTATCGTGACCGCACACGCCTGCCCGGCGACAGCACGGAGTACGACGGCGGCATCGCCTTCACCCATGACATGGGCGTTGCCAACGTATTCTCGGCCCGGGGGCATTCCTGCTATGAACGCAGCGGACTGAGCGGCTGCTTCTCGCAGATGACGCACGAGCAACTCACGAACTGGGTGCTGTGTGCCGGCGCGTATGTGGAACAAACCGACGACGAGGTTTGGCTGCGGGACAACGCCGGCACACTGTTCGACTGCCTGCAGAGCATGATCCTGCGCGATCACCCGGACGCCGAACAGCGCGATGGCGTGATGCACGCCGACAGCAGTCGCTGCTCGGGCGGTGCGGAAATCACCACCTACGACAGCCTCGACACTTCGCTCGGTCAGGCGCGCGCCAACACCTATCTGGCCGGCAAGTGCTGGGCGAGCTACCTGGCGCTCGAGCGCCTGCTGACACGGCTTGGTCGCTCCGATGCGGCCGCGCAGGCGGCTCTGCAGGCGAGGCGTTGCGCGGAAACGCTGGTTGCCGCCGTGCAGCCTGACGGGACGCTGCCAGCCGTACTGGAACCCGGCACGCCCGGGTTCGCCTCGCGCATCATTCCTGCCATCGAGGGTCTGGTGTACCCGTGGTTCTGCGGGCGTCGCGATGCCTGCAACCCGGACGGCCCCTACGGCGCCTATGTGAAGGCCTTGCGCACACATCTGGACGCGGTGCTCAAGGAAGGCGTGTGCCTTTTCGCGGACGGTGGCTGGAAGCTCTCGGCCAGCAGCGACAATTCATGGCTTTCCAAGATCTATCTGGCGCAGTTCGTCGCCCGAAAGATACTTGGCATGCCGGCATCGCGCACCGCAAGGTCCGACCGGGCCCATGCCGCATGGCTGGTCGACCCGCGCAACGCGTTCTGGAGCTGGAGCGACCAGATCGAAGCCGGCTACGCCATTGGCAGCAAGTATTACCCGAGGGGGGTCACCGCCAGTCTGTGGCTGAAGGAGGCGACAGACTGA
- a CDS encoding AraC family transcriptional regulator — translation MALPELLPFGADNAIQQAIESAYLPEFSGTFKLQGAHFRRVPPGWSYPRHSHRHFELVHVVEGHQHTETTSGVLEQGPGDLMIVLPGDLHSAHNKTNQSMGYWCQHFDVDDVALRQTLCLAGTAVLPKGSPVASVVEPVVQKLIAAARQSHEDSFVGRLTSLALLCELLSALARGLQAQFAETPPFPPNHLQAAGKLARWIEAQIDAPHSEEPIETLVTRLGYSTAHGLAMFTRVYGMSPRQYRSRLKLRRALELLRDPMRPIAEIGEVLGYDDPAHFSRQFKRWSGLSPLQYRRSQTG, via the coding sequence ATGGCACTTCCGGAACTCCTGCCCTTCGGGGCCGACAACGCGATCCAGCAGGCGATCGAGAGCGCTTACCTTCCGGAGTTTTCGGGAACCTTCAAGCTCCAGGGTGCGCACTTCCGCCGCGTGCCACCGGGCTGGTCGTACCCGCGACACAGCCACAGGCACTTCGAGCTTGTCCATGTGGTGGAAGGGCATCAGCACACCGAGACGACCAGCGGCGTGCTCGAACAGGGCCCCGGTGACCTGATGATCGTGCTGCCCGGCGACCTGCATTCCGCGCACAACAAGACCAATCAGTCGATGGGGTACTGGTGCCAGCACTTCGACGTGGATGACGTCGCATTGCGCCAGACGCTGTGCCTTGCCGGAACGGCGGTCTTGCCAAAGGGTTCTCCGGTGGCTTCGGTGGTCGAGCCAGTTGTCCAAAAACTCATTGCTGCGGCGCGACAATCGCACGAGGACAGCTTTGTCGGCAGACTGACCTCGCTTGCCTTGCTGTGCGAACTGCTGTCGGCCCTTGCACGGGGGCTGCAAGCCCAATTTGCCGAGACGCCGCCGTTTCCGCCCAACCACCTTCAGGCGGCAGGAAAACTCGCGCGCTGGATCGAGGCGCAGATTGATGCGCCGCACTCGGAAGAGCCGATAGAGACCCTCGTCACCCGGCTCGGATACAGCACCGCGCATGGTTTGGCGATGTTCACCCGCGTCTATGGCATGTCGCCGCGCCAGTACCGTTCGCGCCTGAAACTGCGCCGCGCGCTCGAGTTGCTGCGCGACCCGATGCGCCCGATTGCAGAAATTGGCGAAGTGCTTGGCTACGACGACCCCGCGCATTTTTCCAGGCAGTTCAAGCGCTGGAGCGGGCTCTCGCCGCTGCAGTACCGGCGCTCGCAGACCGGCTGA